A section of the Centroberyx gerrardi isolate f3 chromosome 8, fCenGer3.hap1.cur.20231027, whole genome shotgun sequence genome encodes:
- the srrd gene encoding SRR1-like protein — protein MSDTGEQWQVARRRKGAARRAKSLQPASACQDQLDVGKTIQRIRETVSELRCEDFWQEWKEQLLMAGSTQSKPPWDGKDAEVPAEQLGRNRDGGTCLELECVCYGLGSFSSCVSARYQLAMLLLLLETRQIPLKDCCVFDPVFSSGERDVLTELGLTVLTENEARKRLTTRPTLFYLMHCGKALYNNLLWKNWSTETLPLLRIIGNSFSGIQDRMIERDFQRDYSYITQAVAVCEERPLPCPSRLLDVFNDTAVITFPSSSLSKLPQSTWAEPPEPQYQHCPDLEIILREKQS, from the exons ATGTCGGACACGGGAGAGCAGTGGCAGGTGGCCCGGCGCAGGAAAGGCGCAGCGCGGAGAGCAAAGTCACTTCAGCCAGCTTCAGCCTGCCAGGATCAGCTGGACGTCGGGAAAACTATTCAACGGATAAGAGAAACAGT GTCTGAGTTGAGATGTGAGGACTTTTGGCAAGAGTGGAAAG AGCAGCTGTTGATGGCAGGATCAACACAATCAAAACCTCCATGGGACGGGAAGGATGCTGAGGTGCCTGCCGAGCAGCTGGGGAGGAACAGAGATGGCGGAACATGCCTagagctggagtgtgtgtgttatggtctgggctccttctcctcctgtgtCTCAGCTCGCTACCAGCTCgccatgttgctgctgctgctggagacaCGACAG ATCCCACTGAAGGACTGCTGTGTTTTTGACCCTGTGTTCTCCTCTGGAGAGAGGGACGTGCTGACAGAGCTGGGGCTTACTGTACTCACTGAGAATGAGGcaa GGAAGCGGCTGACGACTAGGCCCACTCTCTTCTACctgatgcattgtgggaaagCCCTGTACAACAACCTGCTGTGGAAGAACTGGAGCACAGAAACTCTGCCTCTGTTGAGAATTATCGGAAACAGCTTCTCTGGCATACAGGACAG AATGATTGAGAGAGATTTCCAGCGAGACTACAGCTATATCACCCaggctgtggctgtgtgtgaggagaggccCCTGCCTTGTCCATCCCGTCTGCTCGACGTCTTCAATGACACAGCCGTCATCACCTTTCCTTCCAGCAGCCTCAGCAAGCTCCCACAATCCACCTGGGCAGAGCCACCTGAACCTCAGTACCAACACTGCCCTGATTTGGAGATCATACTGAGAGAAAAGCAGAGCTGA
- the tfip11 gene encoding tuftelin-interacting protein 11, translating into MSMSHLYGRRGEEEEDGVEVESFEVTEWDLANEFNPDRRRHKQTKEQATYGIWAERDSDDDERPSFGGKRSKDYSAPVNFVSAGLRKTAAEEKQQQQQQQKGEGDSDYSDEDDTPAAPPPPPPRSTAPKKLQMGNFRGNQSQRFAAGIRSGQDIGTWEKHTKGIGQKLLQKMGYQPGKGLGKNAQGIVNPIEAKVRKGKGAVGAYGNERTKQSLQDFPVVDSEEEEEKEFQKELGQWRRDPATSAGKKKPKYSYRTVEELKAKGKLAGRSTTTPAGELAQVKVIDMTGREQKVYYSYSQMSNKHSVPDEVPPSLATRDQKGSGFALPELEHNLQLLIDLTEQDILQSARRLQHERDVVVSLSHESSALQTRLAAEQDSIQRMEAVLELVERFQSGEMAPGEGPSLQECARIFETLQTDYYEEYKTMGLGDLAVAVVHPLLKEKLRTWDPLKDSSYGLEEVGQWRAILESRQLHSSAPEANMDPYHRLLWEVWIPVMRSCVSSWQPRMVVPMVDCVEVWAALLPRWILDHLLEQLVLPRLQREVDNWNPLTDTVPIHSWLHPWLPLLQARLEPLYPPIRSKLANALQRWHPSDGSARLILQPWKDVFTPGAWEAFMVKNIIPKLALCLGELVINPHQQQMEPFHWVMDWEGMLSPSSLVSLLDKNFFPKWLQVLCSWLSNSPNYEEITKWYLGWKTTFSDMLLAQPLVKDKFNEALDIMNRAVSSGMGGYMQPGARENIAYLTQTERRKDFQYEALQERRDAESVAQRGISAGLPTNFKDLIQTKAEENNIVFMPLVAKRHEGKQLYTFGRIVIYIDRGVVFVQGEKTWVPTSLQSLIDMAK; encoded by the exons ATGTCCATGTCCCACTTGTATGGGCGAaggggggaagaagaggaggatggggtggaggtggagagctTTGAGGTGACTGAATGGGATCTGGCTAATGAGTTCAACCCAGATCGTCGCAGACACAAGCAGACCAAGGAGCAGGCCACCTATGGCATCTGGGCTGAGAGAGACTCAGACGATGATGAGAGGCCCAGCTTCGGAGGCAAGAG GTCTAAAGACTACAGCGCTCCAGTGAACTTTGTGAGTGCTGGTCTGCGTAAAACTGCAGCTgaggagaaacagcagcagcagcagcagcaaaaaggCGAAGGAGACTCTGATTACTCTGATGAAGATGACACTCCTGCGGcaccgccccctccccctccccgcaGCACAGCACCCAAAAAACTCCAAATG GGTAATTTCCGAGGGAACCAGTCCCAGAGGTTTGCAGCTGGCATACGGTCAGGACAAGACATAGGTACCTGGGAGAAACACACAAAGGGGATCGGACAAAAACTGCTGCAGAAAATGGGCTACCAACCAGGCAAAGGCCTGGGCAAGAATGCTCAAG GTATTGTAAACCCCATCGAGGCGAAGGTTCGTAAGGGCAAGGGAGCAGTGGGTGCTTACGGCAACGAGCGAACCAAGCAGAGTCTTCAGGACTTTCCTGTAGTCGActcagaagaagaggaggaaaag GAGTTTCAGAAGGAACTAGGCCAGTGGCGTAGGGATCCTGCGACTTCTGCGGGAAAGAAGAAGCCCAAGTATTCTTACAGAACTGTAGAAGAGCTGAAGGCTAAAGGCAAGCTGGCTGGACGGTCTACAACAACACCCGCTGGAGAGTTGGCACAGGTTAAG GTGATAGATATGACTGGGAGAGAGCAGAAAGTGTATTATAGCTACAGTCAGATGTCCAACAAGCACAGCGTTCCAGACGAAGTTCCACCAAGCTTGGCCACGCGGGATCAGAAGGGCTCTGGCTTTGCTCTCCCTGAGCTGGAACACAACCTGCAGCTCCTCATAGACCTTACAGAACAGGACATATTACAG TCTGCCAGACGTCTGCAGCATGAGAGAGACGTAGTTGTGTCTCTGAGCCACGAGTCTTCTGCACTGCAGACCAGACTGGCTGCAGAGCAAGACTCCATCCAGAGAATGGAGGCTGTACTGGAACTGGTGGAGCGTTTTCAGTCTGGGGAGATGGCACCAGGGGAGGGACCCAGCCTGCag GAGTGTGCCCGGATCTTTGAGACCTTACAGACAGACTACTAtgaagaatataaaacaatggGACTGGGAGACCTGGCTGTAGCTGTGGTTCATCCTTTACTCAAAGAGAAACTTCGTACCTGGGACCCTCTGAAG GACAGCTCTTATGGTCTGGAAGAAGTTGGACAGTGGAGAGCGATCCTTGAATCTAGACAGCTCCACTCCAGTGCCCCAGAAGCAAACATGGACCCTTACCACAG ACTGCTGTGGGAAGTGTGGATCCCAGTGATGCGGTCGTGTGTGTCAAGCTGGCAGCCTCGTATGGTAGTGCCCATGGTGGACTGTGTGGAAGTGTGGGCTGCCCTTCTCCCCCGGTGGATCCTGGATCACCTGCTAGAGCAGCTCGTCTTGCCCCGGCTGCAGCGAGAG GTGGATAACTGGAACCCTTTAACGGACACTGTGCCCATCCATTCCTGGCTCCACCCTTGGCTGCCTCTGCTCCAAGCCCGTCTAGAGCCTCTGTACCCGCCCATCCGTAGCAAACTAGCCAATGCCCTGCAGCGGTGGCATCCCAGCGACGGCTCGGCCCGTCTCATCCTGCAGCCATGGAAAGATGTTTTTACACCAGGAGCGTGGGAGGCCTTCATGGTTAAAAACATCATCCCTAAACTAG CTCTGTGTCTCGGGGAGCTGGTTATTAATCCTCACCAGCAGCAGATGGAGCCCTTCCACTGGGTGATGGACTGGGAGGGCATGCTGTCTCCCTCCAGCCTTGTGTCCCTGCTGGACAAAAACTTCTTTCCAAAGTGGTTGCAG GTCCTGTGTTCATGGCTGAGCAACAGTCCTAACTATGAGGAAATCACCAAGTGGTACCTGGGTTGGAAGACCACGTTCAGTGATATGTTGTTAGCTCAACCACTCGTCAAGGACAAATTCAACGAAGCTTTGGACATTATGAACCGCGCAGTGTCTTCAGGCATGG GTGGATATATGCAGCCTGGTGCAAGGGAGAATATTGCGTatctcacacagacagagaggcgaAAGGACTTCCAGTATGAAGCACTGCAGGAGCGCAGAGATGCTGAGAGTGTGGCTCAGAGAGGCATCAGCGCCGGTCTGCCCACAAACTTTAAAGACCTTATCCAGACCAAGGCAGAGGAGAACAACATCGTCTTCATGCCCCTAGTGGCCAAACGCCACGAGGGCAAACAGCTGTACACATTTGGGCGCATTGTCATCTACATAGACAGGGGGGTCGTGTTTGTGCAAGGAGAGAAGACCTGGGTCCCCACGTCTTTACAGAGTCTGATAGACATGGCCAAGTGA